The segment CTTAAGGTGTTAAGGCTTATAGCTTATGGCTTGCAGCTTTTAGCTTGTAGCTTATAGCTATGTTTGTTGTACCCAAACGCAATTTTGGGGAAATTAAAAACGGCTTGGGAATTTCCAAGCCGTTTTTTTTCAGTAACGAGCTTCGCCCGTAGAGCCGCTGGGCACTGCGCTGACGCTTCGCGTCCCGCAGTGAGACGGGTGGTGTGCCGCTGGATTCTCGCTGCTCCTGACGGAGCCCGCAGGAAGACGGTGATTTTTTGTTTTTCATTTTGAATTTTGCACTCTGCATTTTGCACTTTACATTCTGCATTTTGCATTTAGCTGATTATTTTTCGCCGACTTTTGTTTCGGTGCCTGCCGCTATGCGTTTCAGGTTGTCTTTATGCCTGTACGTTGAAAGCGCGGCAAGAAAGAGCGATACAAAGAAATACGGCTTCGGCATTTTGAAAGCAAGCGTAAGGAACGCGGCGGCGAAAAGTCCGCAGATTGAACCAACGGAAACGTAGCGGCTGGTTTTCATTACGACGTACCATACTGCTCCGCCGAGGAGCGACGGAAGCGGATTGAAGAAATCAAAGAAAAATATTACGCCGTATGTGGTGGCAACGCCTTTGCCGCCTTTGAAGCCGAGCCATACAGGGTAATTGTGCCCGAGTACGGAAGCAGCGCCTGAAAGAGCGGCTGTGAGCGGGTCATGCGTGCAGAACGCCGCGAGCAAAACAATTATTCCGCCCTTGAGCATGTCAAACAGTGCAATAAAAACGGCGTATTTTTTTCCGAGCAGACGTCCGGCGTTTGTCGCGCCTATATTGCCCGAACCGAATTTCCTTATGTCAACGTTTTTGATGTATTTGGCAAGAAGATACCCTGTCGGACAGCTTCCGGCAAGATAGCCCGCCAAAATCCAGAAAATAAGCATTTGATTATTTAAAAGCGCCGTTCATTGAACGGCGCCGTTTTGTTATCTCTTGACAGCAGAGATGACTTCTGATGTAAGGTCTGTTCCGCCGTAATAGACAAGCGATTTGTTGACGACAACCGTTATGCCTTTCTGTTTGGCGACCTTCTGAACTGCGTCGTTGACCGTTTTAAGGATAGGCTTCATAACTTTTTCTTCTTCCTGAGCCATTTCCTTCTGCATGGTCTGC is part of the Candidatus Equadaptatus faecalis genome and harbors:
- the plsY gene encoding glycerol-3-phosphate 1-O-acyltransferase PlsY; translation: MLIFWILAGYLAGSCPTGYLLAKYIKNVDIRKFGSGNIGATNAGRLLGKKYAVFIALFDMLKGGIIVLLAAFCTHDPLTAALSGAASVLGHNYPVWLGFKGGKGVATTYGVIFFFDFFNPLPSLLGGAVWYVVMKTSRYVSVGSICGLFAAAFLTLAFKMPKPYFFVSLFLAALSTYRHKDNLKRIAAGTETKVGEK